One stretch of Pomacea canaliculata isolate SZHN2017 linkage group LG1, ASM307304v1, whole genome shotgun sequence DNA includes these proteins:
- the LOC112562657 gene encoding uncharacterized protein LOC112562657, which produces MSKATRRQNQPSRDSVAKIITIIRYDVPASNALPMATLANSTVAAPGPPDHAPWLWIPYVLIALVFIVFLGANFWCYHKKHRERYLRKREETRVKEGLLERRRITALVRSHFQAHFLSISTDLSHPPTPTRRSEETMGSEQKIAKPASSTEPEPPVLDQWAGQNGLCRTLSMCGIKTES; this is translated from the exons ATGTCAAAGGCCACGAGGAGACAGAATCAGCCCAGTCGGGACAGCGTCGCCAAGATCATCACCATCATTCGATAT GATGTTCCAGCCAGCAACGCTCTGCCCATGGCGACCTTGGCCAACAGCACCGTCGCCGCCCCGGGTCCTCCCGATCACGCGCCATGGCTGTGGATTCCGTACGTGCTTATCGCTCTCGTCTTCATCGTCTTCCTAGGCGCCAACTTCTGGTGCTATCACAAGAAGCATCGCGAGCGCTACCTGCGAAAGCGGGAGGAGACTCGCGTGAAGGAGGGACTCCTGGAGCGCCGGAGGATCACGGCTCTGGTGCGCTCCCACTTCCAGGCCCACTTTTTGTCCATCTCCACCGACTTGAGCCACCCTCCGACGCCAACACGGCGTTCAGAGGAGACCATGGGCTCGGAGCAGAAGATCGCGAAACCGGCTTCATCGACGGAACCGGAGCCTCCCGTTCTGGATCAATGGGCAGGCCAGAACGGCTTGTGCAGGACCCTAAGTATGTGTGGTATCAAAACTGAAAGCTAG